In one Gemmatimonadales bacterium genomic region, the following are encoded:
- a CDS encoding iron-sulfur cluster assembly protein — protein sequence MLAALDAVRDPELDEPITALGFVSSCAVSAYGDAQVRLRLPTYFCAPNFAFLMVADAYDAVSALPGVRTTEVVLDDHFASDAINGGVAARAGFARSFDGEAVGELHELRADFLRKAVLAGTDLVCRPLAAAGVEPPALAALTLGQAPASPALERLRQRRAELGLPAGDDAPLLIDPATGAPLRDDAVPLHLRKARTTRVSIEANAGVCRGMLRHRYGTSGLGEEEQ from the coding sequence GTGCTGGCCGCGCTGGACGCGGTGCGCGACCCGGAGCTGGACGAGCCGATCACCGCGCTCGGCTTCGTCTCGTCGTGCGCCGTGTCCGCGTACGGCGATGCCCAGGTCCGGCTGCGGCTGCCGACGTATTTCTGCGCGCCCAACTTCGCCTTCCTGATGGTGGCCGACGCCTACGACGCGGTGTCGGCCCTGCCGGGTGTGCGCACGACGGAGGTGGTGCTCGACGACCACTTCGCCTCGGATGCGATCAACGGCGGGGTGGCCGCCAGGGCCGGGTTCGCCCGGTCCTTCGACGGCGAGGCGGTCGGCGAGCTGCATGAGCTGCGCGCCGACTTCTTGCGTAAGGCGGTGCTGGCCGGCACCGACCTGGTCTGCCGCCCGCTGGCCGCGGCGGGCGTGGAGCCACCGGCGCTGGCCGCGCTCACCCTCGGCCAGGCGCCGGCATCACCGGCGCTGGAGCGGCTGCGGCAGCGCCGGGCCGAGCTGGGGCTGCCCGCCGGCGACGACGCCCCGCTGCTGATCGACCCGGCCACCGGCGCGCCGCTGCGCGATGACGCGGTGCCGCTGCATCTGCGCAAGGCGCGTACCACGCGGGTCAGCATCGAGGCGAACGCCGGCGTCTGCCGCGGCATGCTGCGGCACCGGTACGGCACATCAGGACTAGGCGAGGAGGAGCAGTGA
- a CDS encoding amidohydrolase family protein yields MHYWNAAPDNWVPGAEQYAKGWIECFHAYQGLGPPATHWSIEHFQKYSEEDLMKDVFEDGYVDVAIFQPTYLKEWYKEGFNTTERNALMGEKHPGKFIYNTRWDPREGDAGIEQLRKNVERFGSKGCKLYSAEWNAGSRGFKLTDPAAYRYLEECQKLGIKNIHVHKGPTIWPLDKDAFDVSDVDHAATDFQDLNFIVEHVGLPRIEDFCFMATQEPNVYAGLAVVIGGLMHARPKFFAKVMGELLFWVGEDKMLFGSDYAIWEPKWQVEGFIDWEFPDDASLTDYPRMNTASKKKIMGLNAAKLYDIEVPAEYQLKDGGTPGAHEVLAGQPEEHAASGA; encoded by the coding sequence GAGCAGTACGCCAAGGGCTGGATCGAGTGCTTCCACGCCTACCAGGGACTCGGCCCGCCCGCGACCCACTGGTCGATCGAGCACTTCCAGAAGTACTCCGAAGAAGACCTCATGAAGGACGTCTTCGAGGACGGCTACGTGGACGTGGCGATCTTCCAGCCGACCTACCTCAAGGAGTGGTACAAGGAGGGCTTCAACACCACCGAGCGCAACGCGCTCATGGGAGAGAAGCACCCCGGAAAGTTCATCTACAACACGCGGTGGGACCCGCGCGAGGGTGACGCGGGCATCGAGCAGCTCAGGAAGAACGTCGAGCGGTTCGGCTCCAAGGGCTGCAAGCTCTACAGCGCCGAGTGGAACGCCGGCTCGCGGGGCTTTAAGCTCACCGATCCGGCGGCCTACCGCTACCTGGAGGAATGCCAGAAGCTCGGGATCAAGAACATCCACGTCCACAAGGGCCCGACGATCTGGCCGCTGGACAAGGATGCATTCGACGTATCCGACGTGGACCACGCCGCGACCGACTTCCAGGACCTGAACTTCATCGTCGAGCACGTCGGCCTGCCGCGGATCGAGGACTTCTGCTTCATGGCGACGCAGGAGCCCAACGTCTACGCCGGCCTGGCCGTAGTCATCGGCGGCCTGATGCACGCCCGGCCGAAGTTCTTCGCCAAGGTCATGGGCGAGCTGCTGTTCTGGGTCGGCGAGGACAAGATGCTCTTCGGCAGCGACTACGCCATCTGGGAGCCCAAGTGGCAGGTCGAGGGCTTCATCGACTGGGAGTTCCCGGACGACGCCTCGCTCACCGACTACCCGCGGATGAACACCGCGTCGAAGAAGAAGATCATGGGCCTGAACGCGGCCAAGCTGTACGACATCGAGGTGCCGGCCGAGTACCAGCTCAAGGACGGTGGCACGCCGGGCGCCCACGAGGTGCTCGCCGGCCAGCCCGAGGAGCACGCGGCCTCGGGGGCATGA